The DNA window tgtgtaatttaaacatTACCTAATTCAACATAAACAAATTAAGAAGTGATTGATATTTGGTTACTCGTGTACTAACTCaaattgttttactgttaaacttcaaatagaacatttaaaaagaaaatcgcTGCCGGGTATAACAGTATTGCCGCCCACGGAGGGATCACTGCAGAGATTGGCTGAGATCTGAACACTTCCCTGCCCACACCCACACGCCTCTTTATAAACAGCCTCCGGGAGGCAACGCgcaatttttaaatgttagctgGCCTGACTGGACAGTTACTGGGTCGATCTACCACCGAGGTTCTCCAGGCTTGTCCTGtatactttctttttattttttaattgcacctTTGCCGTCATCTTTTCCCTGcggtttttagttttttttattcacaccaCAGTGGTTACTGAACGATGGCAGACTGGAAGTCCCAGATAACTTACAACTATAACCCTTCATACCATGCCTATGCCTACGGCCTCATGTACCAACCCGGGTCTGAGCAGAATCAGGGGAACCTGTCCACCTGGGGAGAACCTGGAGATTTGGGCAATTACAATCCTGGGGTAACACAGGCCTATTACTCCACCAGGACCCGGGAAGAGTCTCCGCCTCGCAGTCCAGAGGACCAGGTCGTGAACGGCCATTGTCACTACCAGGGCTCAGGGGTCGTGTACCTTGGAGACTCACAGACGAGCCGGCTAATCTTGGCTGGGCAACACCGGGCTGCCTACGATGTACGGGAACACGAAGCAAGGCGTGCCGGCTGCGATTCAACCAGTGACTCCGAAGCGCACACCTCACCAGGTGTGTGATCTTAAACCGAGCTAGCGCTGTCAGTAGTTCAGCTAAACTAACAGCAGAGATCGActagtttttatttaagttaGCGCGGACCATAATTATTATAATCTTAACCTAATCAAGAATAATCAACCTAAAATTAGAATAACGTGTGTCGGTGCTTACATGTAGCTGGCTGctaaaaaagagaaattcatCCATCAGATTTGGCAACGGTTCCATATCCGGTTCCATCTTGATTGTAACTTTAAAGAAGGTGACAAAATTATCCCGCCAATTAATTTTCCAAATCCCGAGCGATCTCGCGATAAAATTATTTGTAATAAGGAAAACGCTggctttctgcttttttttggtgggctttttttaatttaattttaatttattaaattgtatttattttaatttaaaaaatttaatttaaaaaccaaaccaaaaaccTTGCGACTGACTGGAGGCCCGTTTTGTTTCCTCCTCACAGATTCATGGAGTTCTAGCAGCCGAGAAGGAAGTCTTCCCCAGTCAGACCCCGTGTCGTGGACAAAGAAAGAACTTGATGATGAGACTAGCAGCAGAAGCCCTGATGCAAGTCAGGATATTTCCAACTCTCTCATGGAGGAGTCAAGGACCTTTGTCATTAAAGAAAACCACAGCACCAACAACACTGCCTCTTTACATGCACCGATAGTCGCCGCCCCAAAGTGTCCAAGCACTAGTGCTACAAATACCCCTAAAGGAAAAGTCCGGGCAGCCTTCTCAGAGAGCCAGATGAATTCTCTTGTTCAGCGCTTTAGTTTGCAGAGGTACCTGACCCCAGCTGAGATGAAGAACCTAGCAGAAATGACGGGTCTGACATACAAACAGGTGAGGGGTTACATTACATGTCCTTTAGtaaccttttttaaatatatatatttgtaatgcAACTTAATCTCcttgttttttaaggttaagACGTGGTTTCAGAATCGAAGAATGAAGTTAAGGAGGCACCAGAAGGACAGCGGCTGGGCTTCAGAGCGCTACACCGCCAACAAGGAAAGCCCAGTACATGCACCAGTCTTCCACAACATGCCTCCACATCTCCCACCTGTAAGTAGATACTATTAACCAGAATGTGACATTTGAAATAGAAGTGTGGCAAAAACCTGAATGTAACTGGATCAAGAGGGCTAAAGTAAGTTATAAGAGGGATGCATACATTGTTTACATTCAGCTATAAGCTGTGATCTGACCGTTGTGCTGCCCAGGTTTCCTGTTAATATAATAACAGAGAAACAGTGGCTGGTACATAGATCAACTCGTCTATATTGGAGGCCTAACCCTAGTCTGGTTCAGGCTTTAAAGGCAAGACGAAACACAATATCTAATGTAATGTGGGGCTTTAAATTGTCAGTATAAACCTAAACTAGATTCTGAaccatgtctgtctgtcttccagTATCAAGGAGAAGGCCGACCCCAGCTCAAGGAACATTACAATCAGCACATTATGGAAGCAGCATTCAAGAAGACTGCTCCCCAGAACCTGGCCTTCTATTTGGCTGCTATGAGCTCTACAGCTGGATCTGCTGGCTACCCCTCCTGGTCCTCTGGCTCATCCCAGGCTGGAATGCCCACCAAGCCCCAGGCGACTGGCTGGTCCATGCCGCCGGGTGTTGGTCATTATGAATTCAACCACAGTGCATTCAACTCAGCCTCTGCAAATAACGCTGGACACGACACCAGCTTTGAAGGAAAAGATGGGGAGCCTGTCAATGTCCGCAGCTGCATCACATCAGCCATAGTGAAGAATGTCAGCCAGTAGTATAAGCTGATTGTGTGCATTTCTGTATATGTTACCCAACagtcatgttt is part of the Labrus mixtus chromosome 19, fLabMix1.1, whole genome shotgun sequence genome and encodes:
- the nanog gene encoding homeobox protein NANOG produces the protein MADWKSQITYNYNPSYHAYAYGLMYQPGSEQNQGNLSTWGEPGDLGNYNPGVTQAYYSTRTREESPPRSPEDQVVNGHCHYQGSGVVYLGDSQTSRLILAGQHRAAYDVREHEARRAGCDSTSDSEAHTSPDSWSSSSREGSLPQSDPVSWTKKELDDETSSRSPDASQDISNSLMEESRTFVIKENHSTNNTASLHAPIVAAPKCPSTSATNTPKGKVRAAFSESQMNSLVQRFSLQRYLTPAEMKNLAEMTGLTYKQVKTWFQNRRMKLRRHQKDSGWASERYTANKESPVHAPVFHNMPPHLPPYQGEGRPQLKEHYNQHIMEAAFKKTAPQNLAFYLAAMSSTAGSAGYPSWSSGSSQAGMPTKPQATGWSMPPGVGHYEFNHSAFNSASANNAGHDTSFEGKDGEPVNVRSCITSAIVKNVSQ